One genomic window of Glycine soja cultivar W05 chromosome 9, ASM419377v2, whole genome shotgun sequence includes the following:
- the LOC114425898 gene encoding probable membrane-associated kinase regulator 6: MDTSHPLSIESFSYSWLVNLKPSLESLDGSLRTSLDASDEASSFIEMDPRMPPSKRFFRNSQDFKFDFPISQSPLTLVDADELFSNGYLMPLFVESLKMEAFEASDANPTLPSSSHVPKSAVPNGHSRCPSLKRCRTLSRRIFRKYLNFLRPLCRRLRSGKSGSKPESVVKRTESAKNRGYYSETSPRISVAYSADDWRKSCDSESSIYEAVLHCKRSIERMN, from the exons ATGGATACTTCTCATCCTCTTTCTATTGAAAGCTTCTCTTACAGCTGGTTAGTGAACCTGAAGCCATCACTAGAAAGCCTTGATGGCTCCCTTAGAACTTCCCTTGATGCTTCTGATGAAGCTTCTTCCTTCATTGAAATGGACCCAAGAATGCCACCTTCTAAAAGATTCTTCAGAAACTCCCAAGATTTCAAATTTGACTTCCCAATTTCACAATCCCCTCTCACTCTTGTTGATGCTGATGAGCTCTTCTCCAATGGCTACCTCATGCCCCTTTTTGTTGAGTCATTGAAGATGGAAGCATTTGAGGCCTCAGATGCCAATCCAACCCTACCTTCCTCATCACATGTGCCAAAAAGTGCGGTTCCAAATGGTCATTCTAGATGCCCTTCATTGAAAAGGTGCAGAACATTATCAAGGAGAATATTTCGCAAGTACCTCAACTTCTTAAGGCCCTTGTGTAGAAGATTGAGGAGTGGCAAATCAGGCTCAAAACCTGAATCTGTTGTTAAGAGAACTGAGTCAGCAAAGAATAGGGGATACTATTCTGAAACATCACCACGGATTAGTGTAGCTTATTCTGCTGATGACTGGCGCAAGTCCTGTGATTCTGAAAGCTCAATTTATGAAGCAGTTCTCCATTGCAAAAGATCCATTG AAAGAATGAATTAA